The Candidatus Binatia bacterium genomic sequence CGCAGCTTCCCATGGAGATGACGTAGCGCGGCTCCGGCATCTGTTCGTAGAGCAGCTTCGTCCGCAACGCCATCTTCAACGTCAGGGTACCCGCCACGATCATCAGGTCGGACTGGCGCGGTGAGGAGCGGGGGACGGCGCCAAAGCGGTCGCAATCGGCTCGCGGCGCTTGGGTCTGCATCATTTCGATGGCGCAACAGGCTAAGCCAAAAAGCATCCACCAGATCGACGACTTCCGTGTCCAGTTGAGGAACTCATCGGCCTTGGTGGTGAGCACCATCTCGGGCATCGAGTTGATCAGCGACATCGTCAGGTATTCCTTCGAGGCCTACGCGGCCTCGTTGAGCCGGTCCCGCTCCGGTTGGGTACCGGAGGTGCGTACCCGCTTGAGCCATTCGAGATCGCCCTTTACCCAGACGTACGCCACGCCGACGAACAGGAT encodes the following:
- a CDS encoding NADH-quinone oxidoreductase subunit B family protein translates to MSLINSMPEMVLTTKADEFLNWTRKSSIWWMLFGLACCAIEMMQTQAPRADCDRFGAVPRSSPRQSDLMIVAGTLTLKMALRTKLLYEQMPEPRYVISMGSCANCGGLFQLAYSVCDGVDKVIPVDVYVPGCPPRPEALTEGILKLQEKMMKEKWLVRKEPVSGVAAA